One genomic region from Thermomicrobium sp. 4228-Ro encodes:
- a CDS encoding NDMA-dependent alcohol dehydrogenase: MKTRAAVLYGPTKTFSVEELELDEPKAGEVLVKMVATGICHSDWHFATGDHPARYPIVCGHEGAGIVEKVGPGVTDVQPGDHVLLTFIPPCGKCRWCLTGLPVLCDRGAQATIGAQLDGTFRLRNKDGQDVGQFAMIGCFSEYTVAPADAIVKIDPDIPLDKACLVSCCVPTGVGAAAKRGEVRAGDVVAVFGLGGVGMNAVQGAALAGAAKVIAVDVVPWKLEAAQEFGATHTINAQYEDPVQRILDLTNGVGADKTIVTIGHVEPEHIGIAYRATRKAGRCVVVGLAPIATDSMKVPPADLVLLGKEVVGTLYGHVNPRVDFPYLLQLYRAGRLKLDELVTKTYTLDEINQGYADLLEGRVIRGVIRFA; this comes from the coding sequence ATGAAGACGCGAGCGGCCGTGCTGTATGGTCCGACCAAGACGTTTAGTGTTGAAGAATTGGAACTGGATGAACCCAAAGCCGGCGAAGTCCTCGTCAAGATGGTCGCCACCGGTATCTGCCACTCCGACTGGCATTTCGCTACCGGTGACCATCCGGCGCGCTACCCGATCGTGTGCGGCCACGAAGGTGCCGGCATCGTCGAGAAGGTCGGCCCCGGGGTCACCGACGTTCAGCCCGGTGATCACGTGCTCCTTACCTTCATCCCGCCCTGCGGGAAGTGTCGCTGGTGCCTGACTGGTCTTCCGGTCCTCTGCGACCGGGGCGCGCAGGCCACGATCGGCGCGCAGCTCGACGGCACCTTCCGTCTCCGCAACAAGGACGGCCAGGACGTCGGTCAGTTCGCCATGATCGGCTGCTTCAGCGAGTACACGGTCGCACCGGCCGATGCCATCGTGAAGATTGACCCCGACATTCCGCTCGATAAGGCCTGCCTGGTGTCCTGTTGCGTGCCGACCGGCGTCGGCGCCGCCGCGAAGCGCGGTGAAGTGCGCGCCGGTGATGTCGTTGCCGTCTTCGGCCTCGGCGGGGTCGGCATGAACGCCGTCCAGGGTGCCGCCCTCGCCGGCGCCGCCAAGGTCATCGCCGTCGACGTCGTCCCCTGGAAGCTCGAGGCCGCCCAGGAGTTCGGCGCTACTCACACTATCAACGCCCAGTACGAAGACCCCGTCCAGCGCATCCTCGACCTCACCAACGGCGTCGGCGCCGACAAGACCATCGTCACCATCGGCCACGTCGAACCCGAGCACATCGGCATCGCCTACCGCGCTACCCGCAAGGCCGGCCGCTGCGTCGTCGTCGGCCTGGCCCCGATCGCGACCGACTCCATGAAAGTCCCACCAGCCGATCTGGTTCTCTTGGGCAAGGAGGTCGTCGGCACCCTCTACGGCCACGTCAACCCGCGCGTCGACTTCCCCTACCTCCTGCAGCTCTACCGCGCCGGGCGCCTCAAGCTCGATGAACTGGTCACCAAGACCTACACGCTCGACGAGATCAACCAGGGCTATGCAGACCTCCTCGAAGGCCGCGTCATCCGCGGCGTCATCCGCTTCGCCTGA
- the mftB gene encoding mycofactocin biosynthesis chaperone MftB (MftB, a small protein, is a peptide chaperone that assists the radical SAM enzyme MftC in performing two modifications to the C-terminal Val-Tyr dipeptide of the mycofactocin precursor peptide, MftA. MftB's role is analogous to the role of PqqD in the biosynthesis of PQQ, a cofactor that derives entirely from a Tyr and a Glu in the precursor PqqA.), whose translation MRWENRTRLARTAALRPEPFGALAYTYHERRLFFIPPWLVPFVEGTGDETIGEMAQRLRASGALPEDAVTKILPLLEGLRRRGVVDVD comes from the coding sequence ATGCGTTGGGAGAACCGCACGAGGCTGGCGCGGACGGCGGCGCTCCGACCGGAACCGTTCGGGGCGCTCGCCTACACCTATCACGAGCGCCGGCTTTTCTTCATTCCGCCCTGGCTCGTTCCGTTCGTCGAAGGGACGGGCGACGAGACGATCGGCGAGATGGCGCAGCGCCTGCGGGCATCAGGTGCTTTGCCGGAAGACGCTGTGACGAAGATCTTGCCGCTCCTGGAGGGGTTGCGCCGCAGGGGGGTCGTCGATGTGGACTGA
- the mftF gene encoding mycofactocin biosynthesis glycosyltransferase MftF (Members of this protein family, MftF, are glycosyltransferases, members of PF00535 (glycosyl transferase family 2). The encoding gene is found as part of the mycofactocin cassette, in Mycobacterium tuberculosis, many other Actinobacteria, and occasional members of other lineages. Mycofactocin itself, a putative redox carrier, is a heavily modified derivative of the C-terminal Val-Tyr dipeptide of the mycofactocin precursor MftA (TIGR03969).), translating to MKAIRRDGDEEAVRRGGHSEVTAHCRLRARLVRQGGGVWLLAERPLRLLRVHPKVEPLLQALRDDPDVERVLKAVPGLRRESAIAFLERLSDEGLAYLTWSVPDELLPTVSIVVPVRNRPRQLDACLAALARLEYPSDRWEVIVVDDASSDDTAARAEAWKERLALQLIRLPQQVGAAECRNQGARAARGEIIAFTDSDCLPHPRWLRELAPEFVRPSVVAVGGAVLPVDEAAWLDRYEAVESPLTHGWEPVRVQPRGAVPYLVTANMLVRRQALLDAGGFARIHPGEDVDLIWRLCARGGRVLYRPQGLVAHDHRDRLWPFLVRRASYASSEVVLVRRHPQYRHAVVMPVALALGAGWALWCWRRCSRWVFLFSLVPLLADLVAAVSSVRRSGAHLPVRTLVRAELRGMLAATYWLGGTISRYYTWPLLTLGAVLRRRPLGRWLTLVAWSSLIATAGADYARKRPRLDPFRFVFGHILDDLANNVGLLFGCVRYRTLRPLLVELRLYWPRFRPE from the coding sequence GTGAAAGCGATTCGCAGAGACGGCGATGAGGAAGCGGTGCGCCGTGGCGGTCACTCGGAGGTCACGGCGCACTGCCGTCTTCGGGCACGGTTGGTCCGCCAGGGTGGTGGCGTGTGGCTCCTCGCTGAGCGACCGCTGCGGCTACTGCGTGTCCATCCGAAGGTAGAGCCACTCCTCCAGGCCCTGCGTGACGATCCCGATGTCGAGCGAGTGCTCAAGGCTGTTCCTGGCCTCCGGCGAGAGAGCGCCATCGCCTTCCTGGAGCGGTTGAGCGACGAGGGACTGGCATACCTGACATGGTCGGTACCGGACGAGCTTTTGCCCACCGTCTCGATCGTGGTACCGGTACGGAATCGGCCGAGGCAGCTGGACGCGTGTCTTGCGGCTCTGGCCCGTCTCGAGTACCCATCGGATCGCTGGGAAGTGATCGTCGTCGATGACGCGTCATCCGACGACACGGCGGCGCGGGCGGAAGCCTGGAAGGAGCGTCTCGCGCTCCAGCTGATCCGGCTACCGCAGCAGGTCGGCGCGGCAGAGTGTCGGAACCAGGGGGCACGCGCCGCTCGCGGTGAGATTATCGCCTTCACGGACAGTGACTGTCTGCCGCATCCTCGCTGGTTACGCGAGCTCGCACCCGAGTTCGTGCGACCGAGTGTGGTGGCAGTCGGCGGTGCAGTCCTACCGGTCGACGAGGCGGCCTGGCTCGACCGTTACGAGGCGGTCGAGTCGCCCTTGACTCACGGCTGGGAACCGGTGCGCGTCCAGCCGCGGGGTGCCGTGCCGTATCTCGTGACGGCGAACATGCTGGTGCGCCGGCAAGCGCTGCTCGATGCGGGTGGCTTCGCCCGGATCCATCCGGGGGAGGACGTCGACCTCATCTGGCGGCTGTGCGCGCGTGGCGGGCGTGTGCTCTACCGGCCGCAAGGTCTCGTCGCACACGATCACCGAGACCGGCTCTGGCCGTTCCTCGTGCGGCGGGCGTCCTACGCCAGCTCGGAAGTCGTGCTCGTCAGGCGGCATCCCCAGTACCGGCACGCAGTGGTGATGCCGGTGGCACTCGCGCTCGGTGCAGGCTGGGCTCTCTGGTGCTGGAGGCGGTGTTCCCGCTGGGTGTTCCTGTTCAGCCTCGTTCCACTGCTCGCTGATCTGGTGGCGGCAGTGTCGAGCGTCCGGCGTAGCGGTGCTCACCTACCAGTGCGGACGCTGGTGCGTGCCGAGTTGCGCGGGATGCTCGCGGCAACCTACTGGCTCGGGGGAACGATCAGCCGGTACTACACCTGGCCGCTGCTGACGCTGGGTGCAGTGCTTCGCCGACGCCCGCTGGGGCGCTGGCTCACTCTTGTGGCGTGGTCGAGCCTGATCGCGACTGCCGGTGCTGATTATGCGCGAAAGCGACCACGGCTCGATCCTTTCCGGTTCGTGTTTGGCCACATCCTCGACGATCTCGCGAACAACGTTGGGTTGCTTTTCGGCTGTGTGCGGTATCGGACGCTCCGCCCATTGCTCGTGGAACTCCGCCTGTACTGGCCTCGCTTCCGGCCCGAGTGA
- the mftA gene encoding mycofactocin precursor MftA (Mycofactocin is a small molecule electron carrier derived from the final two amino acids, Val-Tyr, of MftA, the mycofactocin precursor. It plays a role in redox homeostasis and the metabolism of alcohols and aldehydes in Actinobacteria, including Mycobacterium tuberculosis.), translating into MEPVLEPCEQQAVVVDEEQPVAAVTQAAEEADQTEELVELLLREITIDGMCGVY; encoded by the coding sequence ATGGAGCCGGTGCTGGAGCCGTGCGAACAGCAGGCGGTCGTGGTCGACGAGGAGCAGCCGGTCGCAGCGGTGACGCAGGCAGCTGAAGAGGCGGACCAAACCGAGGAGCTGGTGGAACTGCTGCTCCGGGAGATCACGATCGACGGGATGTGCGGGGTCTACTGA
- the mftC gene encoding mycofactocin radical SAM maturase (MftC is a radical SAM/SPASM enzyme that catalyzes the first two steps in biosynthesis of the electron carrier mycofactocin from the terminal Val-Tyr dipeptide of the precursor peptide MftA.) produces MWTEVLRRGLDAPICLTWEMTYACNFNCVHCLSSSGKRAPDELTTEEAKRLIDEWAALRVFYINVGGGEPLIRPDFFELMEYAIARGIGVKFSTNGSLIDEAVADWIARTPYLDVQISLDGVTAEVNDAIRGAGSYALARRAMDLLAARGFPFKINVVLTRRNFDQLDAFYALAQSYGAQLRVTRLRPSGRGREVWHELRLTRAQSHQLFGWLLAHPDVLTGDSFFHLSALGQPLEGLNLCGAGRIVCCVDPRGDVYACPFVLTEEFKAGNVREQSFTEIWRYSPLFQRLREWEAGATCQQCSAYSRCQSGCFAVKYFTGTPLDAPDPECVFAPETGPTDVVLPLRLHPRPVRRPRRMATVPAAS; encoded by the coding sequence ATGTGGACTGAGGTGTTGCGTCGTGGGCTTGACGCGCCGATCTGCCTGACCTGGGAGATGACTTACGCGTGTAATTTCAACTGTGTCCACTGCCTCTCCTCCTCGGGCAAGCGAGCGCCGGACGAACTGACGACGGAAGAAGCGAAGCGGCTGATCGACGAGTGGGCTGCGCTCCGGGTGTTCTACATCAATGTCGGAGGCGGTGAGCCGCTGATCCGCCCTGATTTCTTCGAGCTGATGGAGTACGCGATCGCTCGTGGTATCGGGGTGAAGTTCAGCACCAACGGGAGTCTGATCGACGAGGCGGTCGCCGACTGGATCGCGCGGACACCTTACCTCGACGTACAGATCAGCCTCGACGGTGTGACAGCCGAGGTGAACGACGCGATCCGCGGAGCTGGCTCCTACGCGCTGGCGCGCCGAGCGATGGACCTCCTCGCAGCGCGCGGCTTCCCGTTCAAGATCAATGTCGTGTTGACGCGGCGCAACTTCGACCAGCTGGATGCCTTCTACGCGCTCGCGCAGTCGTACGGCGCACAGCTTCGGGTCACCCGGCTCCGCCCGTCCGGTCGAGGGCGAGAGGTGTGGCACGAGCTGCGTCTGACACGTGCCCAGAGTCACCAGCTCTTTGGCTGGCTGCTCGCGCACCCGGACGTTTTGACGGGTGACTCGTTCTTCCACCTCTCGGCGCTCGGTCAGCCGCTCGAAGGGTTGAACCTCTGCGGTGCTGGGCGCATCGTTTGCTGCGTCGACCCGCGCGGCGACGTGTACGCCTGTCCCTTCGTGCTGACCGAGGAGTTCAAGGCAGGCAACGTGCGCGAGCAGTCCTTCACGGAGATCTGGCGGTACTCGCCGCTTTTCCAGCGGTTGCGCGAGTGGGAGGCTGGTGCGACCTGCCAGCAGTGCTCGGCCTACTCGCGTTGCCAGAGCGGGTGCTTCGCAGTCAAGTACTTCACCGGTACGCCGCTCGACGCGCCGGATCCGGAGTGCGTCTTCGCGCCGGAGACGGGGCCCACCGACGTCGTGTTGCCGCTCCGTCTCCACCCGCGCCCGGTGCGTAGGCCGCGACGAATGGCGACGGTGCCAGCAGCCTCCTAA